The Longimicrobium sp. genome window below encodes:
- a CDS encoding sigma-70 family RNA polymerase sigma factor, translating to MQAADTSASPQAAAPQPPRAKLPPAPALTPLPESDEELFRLYAETDSDRALREVVNRYQPKIMRFFLRNPATHSRAEDLTQEVFIRIIRNRTSFDPAQKFSTWSKTIAERIAINAARGAQRSRVTSFTDMGVDPEAEPSWSMDPVDTEPLPDRAAEQSELRGILSEALEQVEERYRLPAVLHFIEGLTHTEAAKRLGIPVGTAKSRTHHAIEDLRTLLGARFPGLIAA from the coding sequence ATGCAGGCCGCCGACACCAGTGCAAGCCCCCAGGCGGCCGCCCCGCAACCGCCGCGCGCCAAGCTCCCGCCCGCTCCCGCGCTCACCCCGCTCCCGGAGAGCGACGAGGAACTGTTCAGGCTGTATGCTGAAACGGACTCCGACCGCGCACTGCGCGAGGTCGTGAACCGCTACCAGCCCAAGATCATGCGGTTCTTCCTGCGCAATCCCGCGACCCACTCGCGGGCTGAGGACCTGACGCAGGAGGTCTTCATCCGGATCATTCGCAACCGCACGTCGTTCGACCCGGCGCAAAAGTTCTCCACGTGGAGCAAGACCATCGCCGAGCGGATCGCGATCAACGCCGCGCGCGGCGCTCAGCGCAGCCGGGTGACGAGCTTCACCGACATGGGGGTCGACCCCGAAGCCGAGCCTTCGTGGAGCATGGATCCCGTCGACACGGAGCCGCTACCCGACCGAGCGGCGGAGCAGAGCGAGCTACGGGGGATTCTGAGTGAAGCGTTGGAGCAGGTGGAAGAGCGGTACCGGCTTCCCGCCGTACTCCACTTCATCGAAGGGCTCACCCACACCGAGGCGGCAAAGCGCCTGGGAATCCCGGTCGGCACGGCGAAAAGCCGCACCCACCACGCGATCGAAGACCTTCGCACGCTCCTGGGCGCAAGATTTCCGGGCCTAATCGCGGCGTAA